Below is a window of Corynebacterium kalinowskii DNA.
CTCAGCACCGGCAGTTGTGACCACCGTGGAGCAATCGCCTCCTGGTAGCCAGCTAAGGATCCGCGTCGGCGACGGCTCAATCACCGCAGCTGCCATGGGCAACCAGAAATTAAACTAGTAAAGGACTTTGAAGTGAACTCAGACATCATTGGCTCCGGCCAGGCCGGCGACAACGCTTTCCCACCGGTAGACGCCCTCAGCTACGAAACGGCCCGCGATGAACTCGTGGAGATTGTGAAGATCCTCGAACTGGGGCAGATGGGACTAGACGAGTCCCTCAAATACTGGGAGCGGGGCGAAGCTCTAGCAAAACGCTGCGAACAGCACCTTGCAGGAGCTGCGCAGCGCGTCGAAGATGCCCTTGGGCGCGCCGACGCCTAGTTCGACTTGCCCGGAAGCGGTGTCGCTTGCAGGGTGTTTCGGGCAATCTGCTCAAATTCGGCAGCCCCTGCAGTGCCGGAGAATACCAGGCGAACATCGCCGAGATCCGTCGCCCAGACATCACGCACGTTGTTGTCTGCGGAGGTGTAGACCTCAAATTGCTGGCCGTCTACCTCCACAGGCTGCTGTTGGGTGCGCCCGTGCTCATCGACGTCCTGCACTGCTTTGTCCAGTGGCTGATCAGTTTGGGTGAGCTGCACATATGCGCCTTCTTTAGTCACCCAACCCAGCACTGTAGCTGGCTGACGATTCACCGTGGTCCGGCGCGCAGAGTTGGTGACCCAACCCTCGGGGTTCGCAGGTAGTCGCACCGGGAAGTTCATGGCCTTAGCCTCCATGCTCAGGATCTGCTGCGCATCGACTTCCTTGACCGGTCCATTTTCTGGAGCTCCGGGGTTAAAACTACACATGCCGGTGAATGCCACCGTAGGGATCATCAACCCCACTACGAGGAGCAGGGACAATATGATGTCACGCGAGTCCTGAAAAATACGAGGTTTCTTGTCAGCCACGCAACACAGTATGTCAGATCCCTAACCGCAGACGCGCACTATGTCTACCCCAACGCACGTGATCCTTGACTCCCCTCTTTAGGTGGTGAAAAGCAAACACAAACCACACAAAATTTGGAAGAATGGGAAACAGGCCCTTTGTTATGACAACTGGTGCAACTGGTGCTTAGCAAAAGACTTGGAAACATCTATCTACATCGCCACCTGGAGGCTCTCAAACAATGAAGAATCAGGAAACACCGGACCGTAACCTAGCCATGGAGCTTGTCCGCGTCACCGAAGCCGCGGCACTAGCATCCGGCCGCTGGGTCGGTCGCGGTATGAAAAATGAAGGCGATGGAGCTGCAGTCGATGCCATGCGTCAGCTCATCAACTCCGTAAACATGAAGGGCGTCGTTGTTATCGGTGAGGGCGAAAAAGACGAAGCCCCGATGCTGTACAACGGTGAAGAGGTCGGCACCGGCTTTGGTGCCGAGGTCGACATCGCCGTCGACCCAGTGGATGGCACCACCCTCATGGCAGAAGGTCGCCCGAACGCCATTTCTGTTCTCGCAGCCTCCGAGCGTGGCTCCATGTACGATCCTTCCGCGGTCTTCTACATGAACAAGATCGCCGTGGGCCCAGAGGCTGCCGGCAAGATCGATATCCAAGCACCAGCTGCGCACAATATCCAGGCTGTTGCCAAGGCGAAGAACATCGCGGCCTCTGACGTTACCGTCGTTGTCCTGGACCGTCCGCGCCACATTGACCTCATCAAGGAAATTCGCGAGGCTGGCGCAAAGGTTCGTCTGATTTCCGACGGCGACGTCGCTGGCGCAGTTGCAGCAGCACAAGCTACCAACTCCGTGGACATCATGATGGGCACCGGCGGCACTCCAGAGGGCATCATCACCGCCTGCGCTATGAAGTGCATGGGTGGCGAAATTCAGGGCATGCTGGCGCCAAAGGACGACGCAGAGCGTGAGAAGGCCATCGCTGCAGGCCACGATCTGGACCGTGTCCTGTTCACCAACGACCTGGTCGCGTCCGATAACTGCTACTTCGTGGCAACTGGCGTGACCAACGGCGACATGCTCCGTGGCGTGTCTTACCGTGCAAATGGCGCAACGACCCGTTCCCTGGTTATGCGTTCGAAGTCGGGCACCATCCGTTTCATCGAGTCTGTCCACCAGCTGCAGAAGCTGCAGGAATACTCCGTGGTTGATTACACCCACTAAAACCAACCGCCGAATTTGGCCCTCGATTAGGATATTAGGTGATCGAAATATCCGTTTCAGGGGCCAAATTCTC
It encodes the following:
- a CDS encoding DUF4245 domain-containing protein yields the protein MADKKPRIFQDSRDIILSLLLVVGLMIPTVAFTGMCSFNPGAPENGPVKEVDAQQILSMEAKAMNFPVRLPANPEGWVTNSARRTTVNRQPATVLGWVTKEGAYVQLTQTDQPLDKAVQDVDEHGRTQQQPVEVDGQQFEVYTSADNNVRDVWATDLGDVRLVFSGTAGAAEFEQIARNTLQATPLPGKSN
- a CDS encoding exodeoxyribonuclease VII small subunit — translated: MNSDIIGSGQAGDNAFPPVDALSYETARDELVEIVKILELGQMGLDESLKYWERGEALAKRCEQHLAGAAQRVEDALGRADA
- the glpX gene encoding class II fructose-bisphosphatase, which produces MKNQETPDRNLAMELVRVTEAAALASGRWVGRGMKNEGDGAAVDAMRQLINSVNMKGVVVIGEGEKDEAPMLYNGEEVGTGFGAEVDIAVDPVDGTTLMAEGRPNAISVLAASERGSMYDPSAVFYMNKIAVGPEAAGKIDIQAPAAHNIQAVAKAKNIAASDVTVVVLDRPRHIDLIKEIREAGAKVRLISDGDVAGAVAAAQATNSVDIMMGTGGTPEGIITACAMKCMGGEIQGMLAPKDDAEREKAIAAGHDLDRVLFTNDLVASDNCYFVATGVTNGDMLRGVSYRANGATTRSLVMRSKSGTIRFIESVHQLQKLQEYSVVDYTH